The proteins below come from a single Bacteroidota bacterium genomic window:
- a CDS encoding adenylate kinase — MLNLVLFGPPGAGKGTQAVKLLEKYQLIHLSTGDLLREQIAAGTELGIQAKSIIDKGDLVSDQIVIGMIDSKLKANQNARGFIFDGFPRTPAQAKALDELLELRGTAVSAMIFLEVGHDELVARLLNRGKISGRVDDQNISVIEKRVRVYAKETAPVKDHYQSQSKFVSVKGVGSVEEIFNALCHEIDKLL, encoded by the coding sequence ATGCTTAATTTAGTATTATTTGGCCCTCCAGGAGCCGGCAAAGGAACTCAGGCTGTCAAATTGTTGGAAAAATATCAATTGATCCATCTTTCCACCGGTGATTTGTTGCGTGAACAGATTGCCGCCGGAACAGAACTTGGAATTCAGGCCAAATCAATTATTGATAAAGGAGATTTGGTGTCCGACCAGATTGTTATAGGTATGATAGACTCCAAATTGAAAGCTAATCAGAATGCCAGGGGATTTATTTTTGACGGGTTCCCACGTACTCCGGCACAGGCTAAAGCCTTGGATGAGTTGCTGGAATTAAGGGGAACTGCTGTGTCGGCAATGATTTTCCTTGAAGTGGGGCACGACGAACTGGTGGCCCGTTTGCTTAACCGGGGCAAAATTTCAGGACGTGTTGATGATCAGAATATTTCCGTTATTGAGAAAAGGGTACGGGTTTATGCCAAAGAAACTGCTCCCGTAAAAGATCATTATCAGTCTCAAAGCAAATTTGTTTCAGTGAAAGGGGTGGGCAGCGTCGAAGAAATTTTTAATGCCCTTTGCCATGAAATTGATAAGTTGTTATAA
- the obgE gene encoding GTPase ObgE, with translation MSESNFVDYVKIFCRSGKGGRGSVHLRHEKFLLKGGPDGGNGGRGGHVIVRGNKQLWTLIHLKYRKHIFAQKGENGGDSLKTGADGKDEIIEVPLGTVVRDAESGEFILEITSHGEEKIVCKGGRGGLGNANFATATRQTPRFAQPGEPEEEGLKIFELKILADVGLVGFPNAGKSTLLSVVSAAKPEIANYPFTTLVPNLGIVSYRDNQSFVMADIPGIIEGAHEGKGLGLRFLRHIERNSMLLFMVPVDCDDICKEYGILLNELKEFNPELLDKKRILAITKSDLADQEIIDELKKNLPKDIPSVFISAVSKMGISQLKDLLWKELNA, from the coding sequence ATGAGTGAGTCCAATTTTGTCGATTATGTGAAGATATTTTGTCGTTCCGGTAAAGGGGGAAGAGGATCTGTTCACCTGCGTCACGAAAAATTTTTGTTAAAAGGTGGTCCAGACGGAGGCAATGGTGGCCGAGGCGGACATGTCATTGTAAGGGGAAACAAACAGCTTTGGACACTAATTCATCTTAAATACAGAAAACATATTTTTGCCCAGAAAGGTGAAAACGGCGGCGATTCTTTGAAAACAGGTGCTGACGGCAAAGATGAAATTATCGAAGTACCATTGGGCACCGTGGTCAGAGATGCCGAAAGCGGGGAATTTATCCTTGAAATAACCAGCCATGGCGAAGAAAAAATTGTTTGCAAAGGAGGCCGTGGCGGATTGGGGAATGCCAACTTTGCTACTGCTACCCGGCAGACTCCCCGTTTTGCACAACCTGGAGAACCCGAAGAGGAAGGATTGAAAATCTTTGAATTGAAAATCCTTGCCGATGTCGGATTAGTCGGCTTCCCTAATGCAGGAAAATCAACTTTGCTCTCGGTGGTTTCGGCTGCTAAGCCCGAGATTGCCAATTATCCCTTTACTACATTGGTCCCAAACCTTGGTATCGTATCTTACAGGGATAATCAATCATTCGTTATGGCTGATATCCCCGGAATAATTGAAGGGGCTCACGAAGGAAAAGGGCTGGGCTTAAGATTCCTTCGCCATATAGAACGAAATTCCATGCTTCTGTTTATGGTCCCCGTGGATTGCGACGATATTTGCAAGGAATACGGAATATTACTCAATGAATTAAAGGAGTTTAATCCTGAATTGCTTGATAAAAAGAGGATATTGGCTATTACAAAATCGGATTTGGCGGATCAGGAAATTATTGATGAATTGAAAAAAAACCTGCCCAAAGATATCCCTTCGGTTTTTATTTCGGCTGTCTCCAAAATGGGAATCTCCCAGTTAAAAGATTTGCTCTGGAAAGAATTGAATGCTTAA